Proteins from a single region of Sulfolobales archaeon:
- a CDS encoding aminopeptidase P family protein, which yields MSGGLVKRILEEKLARLSKLVEELSLKGLIVASESMNRWVLGKSFSSVVSVKPDGVRVYVPVLEYTRVLDYLSGVGSVEVIAYQRYPLDVPEGFKVFSGGLEDLIKREIGVKGAIGCDLSLLSKRILDIFVGRCVDVSEDLWAIRASKSQSELEAISRAAEIVSRAYLDVIEGIHEGISERELAGEIDRALRRRGSEGYAFPTIVASGPNASYPHAEPSDRVISGVDAVVIDMGAIYMGYVSDMTRMVIGKKTDQEVRKALEAVEEALNNALEKISPGAKASEIDEAARSTLEKRGYGKYYIHSTGHGVGVEVHEQPILSRSSQATLEKGYVVTVEPGIYIPGKLGVRLEELVLVSEKGAAILTKAPRITTI from the coding sequence ATGAGTGGCGGGCTTGTTAAAAGGATCCTTGAGGAGAAGTTAGCTAGGCTCTCGAAGCTTGTAGAGGAACTTTCTCTCAAGGGGTTGATAGTTGCGAGCGAATCTATGAATAGATGGGTTCTTGGTAAGAGCTTCTCATCTGTAGTATCTGTTAAGCCTGACGGTGTTAGGGTCTATGTTCCTGTTCTGGAGTATACAAGGGTTCTCGACTATTTATCGGGTGTTGGGTCTGTTGAGGTTATAGCTTATCAGAGATACCCCTTAGATGTTCCCGAGGGTTTTAAGGTTTTCAGCGGGGGTTTAGAGGATCTTATTAAGAGGGAGATAGGTGTTAAGGGGGCTATAGGATGTGATCTTTCCCTCCTTAGTAAGAGGATATTAGATATTTTTGTGGGGAGGTGTGTCGATGTATCTGAAGATCTCTGGGCTATAAGGGCTTCTAAGTCTCAGAGCGAGTTAGAGGCTATCTCAAGGGCTGCTGAGATAGTTTCGAGGGCATATCTAGATGTTATTGAAGGTATTCATGAGGGTATATCTGAGAGGGAGCTTGCAGGAGAGATTGATAGGGCTCTGAGGAGGAGGGGTTCTGAGGGATATGCCTTTCCAACAATAGTTGCTTCAGGGCCTAACGCCTCATATCCACATGCAGAGCCCAGCGACAGGGTTATCTCAGGAGTCGATGCTGTTGTAATTGATATGGGTGCTATTTATATGGGTTATGTATCAGATATGACTAGAATGGTTATAGGGAAGAAAACTGATCAGGAGGTTAGAAAAGCACTAGAAGCTGTTGAAGAGGCTCTTAACAACGCCTTAGAAAAAATATCTCCTGGAGCAAAAGCCTCGGAGATCGATGAGGCTGCGAGAAGCACGTTAGAGAAAAGGGGATATGGAAAGTACTATATACACTCAACTGGACACGGAGTTGGTGTAGAGGTTCACGAACAGCCAATCCTCTCAAGATCCTCCCAAGCTACCTTGGAAAAAGGCTATGTAGTAACTGTAGAGCCAGGCATATATATACCCGGCAAGCTAGGGGTAAGACTAGAGGAGCTAGTTCTAGTAAGCGAGAAAGGAGCAGCTATACTTACTAAAGCTCCTAGAATAACTACGATCTAA
- a CDS encoding ABC transporter ATP-binding protein: MPIISIRRLSVTYSNNVKALDNIDLDVEEGEVVSIIGPSGCGKTTLANMILGIIPPEASVTGSIIVSGVDVIRDRKNLIDKIYRGIGIGYVTQVDTLLPWRTLIDNVILPLQIRKVNSSKAVARAKELIKLVGLEGFENMYPHQLSGGMRQRAQLARALITDPKILVMDEPFGALDALTRVILQEHLTNIIAKTRKTCIFITHDLEEAITVGTKVVVMSRRPGRIKMIKEIPFPYPREPFKLRTSREFEELKYSLWNSLASEVASVE; encoded by the coding sequence ATGCCCATAATTAGTATTCGTAGGCTAAGTGTTACATATAGCAATAATGTTAAGGCTTTAGATAACATAGATCTAGATGTCGAGGAGGGTGAAGTAGTCAGTATAATAGGTCCTTCGGGCTGTGGCAAGACAACTCTAGCTAATATGATTCTCGGGATCATACCTCCCGAAGCTAGTGTAACTGGGAGCATTATCGTTTCTGGAGTTGATGTGATCCGGGATAGAAAAAATCTTATTGATAAAATATATAGAGGTATAGGCATAGGATATGTTACCCAGGTAGATACTCTTCTACCCTGGAGAACATTAATAGATAATGTTATACTACCGTTACAGATTAGGAAGGTAAATAGCTCCAAAGCCGTGGCGAGAGCGAAAGAGCTTATAAAATTAGTGGGATTAGAGGGTTTTGAAAATATGTACCCACATCAACTCTCTGGAGGAATGAGACAGAGAGCTCAGCTGGCTAGAGCCCTAATCACAGATCCGAAAATACTTGTTATGGACGAACCATTCGGAGCCCTAGATGCTCTTACCCGAGTTATTCTTCAGGAACATCTCACTAACATTATTGCTAAGACGAGGAAAACCTGTATATTCATAACCCACGACCTTGAGGAGGCGATTACAGTAGGTACTAAGGTTGTTGTCATGAGCAGGAGACCGGGTAGAATTAAGATGATTAAAGAAATCCCATTTCCATATCCAAGGGAGCCGTTTAAGCTAAGAACCTCTAGAGAGTTTGAGGAGCTAAAGTATAGCCTTTGGAACAGCCTTGCTAGCGAGGTGGCTAGCGTTGAGTAG
- a CDS encoding ABC transporter permease, whose protein sequence is MSRVREMMLVNGLRMLVVVILIALWEYSADRYISSLIIGKPSLIAEKLYKYVLSDLFIEDLIFTLQSTLYGLFLGIIAGVIFGIIFSQLRLFAKAIEPIIYAINALPRPAIAPIMVIWFGFGILSKVMVAFSIVFFIAFFNTLNGIRSINPELLKIVRTMGASRTQIMRYIIMPSILSWVFAAFKVSTSFALIGAVIGELVGSSRGLGYRMLIFSGYFDTSGAFAILIILMILGYGLIKLTERIENFILKWRPPITSIFS, encoded by the coding sequence TTGAGTAGGGTTAGAGAAATGATGTTAGTTAACGGGTTGAGGATGCTTGTAGTAGTTATTCTTATCGCATTATGGGAATATAGTGCTGATAGATATATATCAAGCCTTATAATAGGTAAGCCCTCTCTTATAGCTGAGAAGCTTTATAAGTATGTGTTAAGCGATCTATTCATAGAGGATCTAATATTCACGCTCCAATCAACATTATACGGACTCTTCCTAGGGATAATAGCTGGCGTTATATTCGGCATAATATTCAGTCAACTTAGACTCTTCGCAAAAGCTATCGAGCCTATCATATACGCTATAAACGCATTGCCAAGACCAGCAATAGCCCCTATAATGGTTATATGGTTCGGTTTCGGAATATTATCTAAGGTTATGGTGGCTTTCTCTATAGTCTTCTTCATAGCATTCTTCAATACATTAAATGGTATTAGAAGCATTAACCCAGAGCTTCTAAAAATAGTGAGAACTATGGGAGCCTCGAGAACACAGATCATGAGGTATATCATCATGCCCTCTATATTATCATGGGTGTTTGCAGCATTCAAGGTAAGCACAAGCTTTGCTCTAATAGGAGCTGTAATAGGAGAACTCGTTGGCTCGTCGAGAGGGCTTGGATATAGAATGTTAATATTCTCGGGATACTTCGACACATCAGGGGCATTTGCGATCCTCATAATACTTATGATCCTCGGTTATGGCTTGATAAAGCTAACCGAACGTATCGAAAATTTTATCCTAAAGTGGAGACCTCCTATCACAAGTATATTTAGCTAA
- a CDS encoding ABC transporter substrate-binding protein: MLSTIIKFGAPFLITGIVVGLAIGLLAVPQTPQKELGTITGGEIRTLIVTKTMVETKILEAAKPVYKWRIKIASTGGYFEANLPVLVAMAKGYLDEEGIKVDEFVTVKGGADARKLLVAGQVDFIAQSTLHAGIAISAGADVKTIVLTYKLSSIGLCISSSLKDRVKNISDLKGLVIGISSFGSLTWAMANYYISKAGLDPNKDVTFAEIGADLPAIVAALQQGKIHAYTCFGPVLYTLTSKGIAFTLINPYDYEQHKKWIGEASLEAGILTRGDIIQRDPELILRMVNAIKKALLYIAMESPENIAKTLINNEKVKQYVGYSEEDLVGIIKTLKPGFSISGSFNPKAWETSPYVLLQQALPKEFKPVSFEQAIYWRFAGLEG, translated from the coding sequence TTGCTGTCCACCATAATTAAATTTGGAGCTCCTTTTCTAATCACAGGCATAGTGGTGGGTTTAGCAATAGGCCTCCTAGCAGTTCCTCAAACACCCCAGAAAGAGCTGGGGACAATTACTGGAGGAGAGATTAGGACTCTCATAGTAACAAAGACCATGGTGGAGACAAAGATCCTCGAAGCGGCCAAACCAGTATATAAATGGAGAATTAAGATCGCAAGCACAGGAGGGTACTTTGAAGCTAATCTACCTGTTCTGGTTGCAATGGCTAAAGGATATTTAGATGAAGAGGGTATAAAGGTCGATGAATTTGTTACAGTTAAGGGTGGTGCTGATGCTCGTAAACTACTAGTAGCTGGTCAAGTAGATTTCATAGCGCAGAGCACATTACATGCTGGAATAGCTATTTCTGCAGGTGCAGATGTAAAGACTATTGTGCTTACATATAAACTCAGCTCCATTGGGCTTTGTATATCATCTAGCCTCAAGGATAGGGTCAAGAACATTAGCGATCTAAAAGGCCTGGTTATAGGTATAAGCTCTTTCGGCTCCCTCACATGGGCTATGGCTAATTACTATATTTCAAAGGCTGGTCTCGATCCTAACAAGGATGTTACGTTTGCCGAAATAGGAGCCGATCTACCAGCTATAGTTGCTGCATTACAGCAGGGTAAGATCCATGCCTATACATGTTTCGGCCCCGTTTTATATACGCTAACATCCAAGGGAATCGCTTTCACATTGATCAATCCATATGACTATGAGCAGCATAAAAAATGGATTGGAGAGGCTAGCCTTGAGGCTGGTATCCTTACGAGAGGCGATATAATACAGAGGGATCCAGAGTTAATATTAAGAATGGTTAATGCTATTAAAAAGGCCTTACTATATATAGCTATGGAGTCCCCTGAGAATATAGCGAAAACCCTTATTAATAATGAAAAGGTTAAACAGTATGTGGGATACTCAGAAGAAGATCTAGTTGGTATTATAAAGACGCTTAAGCCGGGCTTTAGCATATCTGGATCATTTAATCCTAAAGCATGGGAGACAAGCCCCTACGTCTTGCTTCAGCAAGCACTACCCAAGGAATTCAAACCAGTATCATTCGAGCAAGCTATCTATTGGAGATTTGCAGGGCTAGAAGGATAA
- a CDS encoding DUF4129 domain-containing protein, with protein MRVAAILTISIAIALLAMSQHVSPQMASNTTTPSGDISIYLGMHTINFTGILATGVEGSRGSMGYLGANVSKILEAIRNISLGCDTLSCVTANRSARASIEQSLRELERSGYIDPGVVDEVMSSIYQASMSDEALRRLLSNPEISQLIANISTGNSPIGLLGALDSLFRGGRISLSEYIAALELLKRISISQGLQGDALAIDKMQLEIIKQLIISRTAEGLVRGLANILVSSNISSQQIQARQAGGGDSVYLGYRYQPYPIFLPLPGGILGMDQLYIALALLGFSSIAAIILMGIPKRFLKKASLGSGDEARRISLPSFTGVIRIYWRAVEILSNRIPRDGSETHREYLEKVRRNVENPRAFEDLTEVYERVRYAHEPEERYYERALKDYRELGGDEAG; from the coding sequence ATGAGGGTAGCAGCTATTCTAACCATCTCTATAGCCATTGCTCTGCTAGCTATGTCTCAACATGTATCTCCTCAGATGGCTAGCAATACAACCACCCCTAGCGGGGATATAAGTATCTATCTAGGGATGCATACAATTAACTTCACAGGTATATTGGCTACAGGTGTAGAGGGGTCTAGAGGATCTATGGGTTATTTAGGAGCAAACGTTTCGAAGATCCTCGAGGCTATAAGGAATATAAGCTTAGGATGTGACACTCTATCATGCGTAACAGCTAATAGATCTGCTAGAGCCTCTATAGAGCAGAGTCTTAGAGAGCTTGAGAGGTCAGGATATATAGATCCGGGTGTTGTTGATGAGGTGATGAGTAGCATATATCAAGCCTCTATGAGTGATGAGGCTCTGAGAAGGCTTCTCAGCAATCCAGAGATATCACAGCTAATAGCGAATATCTCAACAGGGAATTCCCCCATAGGGTTATTAGGTGCTCTCGATAGCCTCTTCAGAGGAGGTAGGATATCTCTGAGCGAGTATATAGCTGCTCTCGAACTTCTGAAAAGGATCTCAATTAGCCAGGGTTTGCAGGGAGATGCATTGGCTATTGATAAGATGCAGCTGGAGATAATAAAGCAGCTAATAATATCTAGAACAGCTGAGGGTCTCGTTAGAGGGCTCGCCAATATATTGGTGTCATCTAATATCTCATCACAGCAGATTCAGGCGAGACAAGCAGGTGGTGGGGATAGCGTCTACCTGGGGTATCGGTACCAGCCATATCCAATATTCCTACCATTACCAGGTGGGATACTGGGTATGGATCAGCTATATATAGCTCTAGCCCTGCTGGGGTTTTCATCGATAGCAGCAATTATATTAATGGGGATTCCCAAGAGGTTTCTGAAGAAAGCATCGCTGGGTAGCGGTGATGAGGCACGAAGAATCTCTCTACCCAGCTTCACAGGGGTTATTAGGATATATTGGAGGGCTGTTGAGATTCTCTCTAATAGGATTCCGAGGGATGGGAGTGAGACGCATAGGGAGTATCTAGAGAAGGTGAGAAGAAATGTTGAAAACCCGAGGGCCTTCGAAGATCTTACAGAGGTGTATGAAAGGGTTAGATATGCTCATGAGCCCGAGGAGAGATATTATGAGAGGGCTTTGAAGGACTATAGGGAGTTAGGGGGCGATGAGGCCGGCTAG
- a CDS encoding MoxR family ATPase translates to MSQLLKKVMEAASEVLIEKEYEVKLILASILAKGHVLIEGLPGVAKTLTAKVISRVMGLSFKRIQMTPDLLPSDIIGGYIYDQRSGSFVLRKGPIFTNILLVDEINRASPRTQSALLEAMQERQVTIEGDTYRLEEPFIVLATQNPVESEGVFPLPGSQLDRFLVKIESSYPSTKGLIEIVKRIDAIEEAYHNLKPVLSKSEVLDAINAVSKVDVDDSIYEYIARIIEATRKHRMLLVGVSPRAGIALARLAKAWAYLDGRSYVIPDDVKSVAIPVLRHRLVFKPEYEIEGVDPVSVVREILSSVEVPRP, encoded by the coding sequence ATGTCCCAACTACTAAAGAAGGTTATGGAAGCGGCTTCGGAGGTTTTGATTGAAAAGGAGTATGAGGTAAAGCTTATATTAGCATCTATTTTGGCAAAGGGGCATGTCTTGATAGAGGGCTTGCCAGGGGTTGCTAAGACTCTAACTGCTAAGGTTATATCCAGGGTTATGGGGCTTAGCTTTAAGAGGATCCAGATGACGCCTGATCTTCTACCAAGCGATATCATAGGAGGATACATATATGATCAGAGATCAGGTTCTTTTGTTCTTAGGAAAGGCCCTATATTTACTAACATATTGTTGGTTGATGAGATAAACAGGGCTTCTCCAAGGACTCAGAGCGCTCTGCTAGAGGCTATGCAGGAGAGGCAGGTAACCATTGAGGGGGATACCTATAGGCTTGAGGAACCATTCATAGTCCTCGCCACCCAGAACCCTGTGGAATCAGAGGGTGTCTTTCCCCTCCCAGGATCCCAGCTGGATAGGTTTTTAGTGAAGATAGAGAGCTCCTATCCAAGCACTAAGGGGTTGATCGAAATTGTTAAGAGGATAGATGCTATCGAAGAGGCATATCATAATCTAAAGCCTGTGCTTTCTAAGAGCGAGGTGTTGGATGCTATAAACGCTGTCTCTAAGGTTGATGTTGATGATTCTATATATGAATATATAGCGAGGATTATAGAGGCTACTAGGAAGCATAGAATGCTCCTAGTAGGTGTGTCCCCAAGGGCTGGGATAGCCCTGGCTAGACTTGCTAAGGCATGGGCCTATCTTGATGGGAGGAGCTATGTGATTCCAGATGATGTTAAGTCGGTAGCGATCCCTGTTCTTAGGCATCGACTGGTCTTTAAACCTGAGTACGAGATAGAGGGTGTAGATCCTGTGTCAGTTGTTAGGGAGATCCTAAGTAGTGTTGAGGTGCCAAGGCCATGA
- the hpaD gene encoding 3,4-dihydroxyphenylacetate 2,3-dioxygenase, whose translation MPAFGIHRISHVALRVSDLEKARWFYVDLLGFVEVERSGDEIYLKGVEETQHHSLVLRKGSIPGLSYIGFRVSKPEDLDRAREYYRSLGMPTSKFKEKGVEEAIAVEDPYGFPLVFYYDMEQTGDLGLKYNLYRGAPPVRLSHVNISLPVRDLDQALKYYIDDLGFILTEYFLGEDGSKHAAWVTSYYKHDSHDLALGKTIGPNPGPGFHHVAYVVYEFRDMVRIADILASSGLWDSIERGPGRHGATRAFYFYIRDLDGIRIELFTGDYVILDPDKWRPIVWRFDQARYRSDFWGRPIPDRWKEVKPVESIVMGGMKPLEGYSSMMPTIRW comes from the coding sequence TTGCCAGCATTTGGGATACATAGGATCTCTCATGTAGCTCTTAGGGTCAGTGATCTCGAGAAGGCTAGATGGTTCTACGTAGATCTTCTAGGCTTCGTTGAGGTTGAGAGGAGTGGAGATGAAATATATTTAAAGGGGGTTGAGGAGACACAGCACCACAGCTTAGTTCTTAGGAAAGGCTCTATACCCGGGCTCTCCTATATAGGGTTTAGGGTCTCCAAGCCCGAGGATCTCGATAGGGCGAGGGAATACTATAGATCTCTTGGTATGCCCACATCTAAGTTTAAGGAGAAGGGGGTTGAGGAGGCAATAGCTGTTGAGGATCCATATGGTTTTCCGCTAGTATTTTACTATGATATGGAGCAGACAGGTGATCTCGGTTTGAAATACAACCTCTATAGGGGGGCTCCTCCTGTGAGGCTATCACATGTAAATATATCACTCCCAGTTAGAGATCTAGATCAGGCGCTTAAATATTACATAGATGATCTAGGGTTTATATTGACCGAGTACTTCCTAGGCGAAGATGGCAGTAAGCATGCAGCATGGGTTACCTCTTACTATAAACATGACTCCCACGACCTAGCCCTTGGAAAAACCATAGGCCCTAACCCAGGCCCCGGGTTCCACCATGTTGCCTATGTTGTTTATGAGTTCAGAGACATGGTTAGAATCGCTGATATACTAGCTAGCTCGGGCCTCTGGGACTCTATTGAAAGGGGTCCTGGAAGGCATGGTGCTACAAGGGCGTTCTACTTCTATATAAGGGATCTAGATGGCATTAGAATCGAGCTCTTCACAGGGGACTATGTTATATTAGATCCTGATAAGTGGAGGCCCATAGTCTGGAGGTTTGATCAGGCCAGATACAGATCTGATTTCTGGGGAAGGCCGATCCCTGATAGATGGAAGGAGGTGAAGCCCGTGGAATCAATAGTGATGGGCGGTATGAAACCCCTTGAGGGTTATTCAAGTATGATGCCAACTATAAGGTGGTAG
- a CDS encoding 4-hydroxyphenylacetate 3-hydroxylase family protein yields the protein MIRRGEDYIRSLREGNHPVVYYDGEIVKDVVDHPAFRIPVRTTASYYDLHWDPEKREKLRHYSPDLGEEISISFMIPKSKADLRKMAEGLITIYDSYRGFFGRSPDYLNMWSAVFAAHHEYFSKHFGSKYGENAIEIYRRHAKNDLFFTHAIVAPMYDRSKPPSQWPDPYIWAGVVKETPDGVIVRGAAMISTSAAYAEWLWYLPNIRRDTDPRYAIFFAIPTNTKGVKVLARRSFAPRDGYSEFEYPISSKYEESDGLLIFDDVLVPWENIIFYKKPEEIENFMWHEVRLRAWFNWHFVIQHYCRLKFLAGLAIAVAQASGIDTFINVQEKIGEILIYLALNEAAIYGSIELAEELPNIVRPNAQIAISASHFNMKALPRANEILRLISAGASIPIPASIKDFENPEERAYIEKYLAMKGINALERVKLFNLLWDVIGSEVGMRYEQYDRFSRGDPTIRWAQTYTEVFRSKHDELKKIVKDILDQMPNPRQ from the coding sequence ATGATTAGGAGGGGAGAGGATTACATAAGATCTCTTAGAGAGGGGAATCATCCAGTAGTCTACTACGATGGTGAAATAGTTAAGGATGTTGTCGACCACCCAGCCTTTAGAATACCTGTGAGGACTACAGCAAGCTATTACGATCTCCACTGGGATCCGGAGAAGAGGGAGAAGCTGAGACACTATAGCCCAGATCTTGGTGAGGAGATAAGCATCTCATTCATGATACCGAAGTCAAAGGCAGATCTTAGAAAGATGGCTGAAGGCCTCATAACGATCTACGATAGCTATAGAGGGTTCTTCGGTAGAAGCCCGGACTATCTAAATATGTGGAGCGCTGTATTTGCAGCCCACCACGAGTATTTCTCAAAACACTTCGGATCTAAATATGGTGAGAATGCAATAGAGATCTATAGGAGACATGCAAAGAACGATCTCTTCTTCACCCATGCGATAGTGGCGCCGATGTACGATAGATCTAAGCCTCCCTCCCAGTGGCCAGATCCATATATATGGGCTGGAGTTGTTAAAGAAACCCCAGATGGGGTTATAGTAAGGGGTGCCGCGATGATCTCAACCTCGGCAGCGTATGCAGAGTGGCTCTGGTATCTACCAAATATAAGGAGAGATACAGATCCTAGATATGCGATCTTCTTCGCAATACCCACAAATACCAAGGGGGTTAAAGTACTAGCTAGAAGATCCTTTGCACCGAGGGATGGATACTCTGAATTCGAATACCCCATATCATCGAAATATGAGGAGAGCGATGGCCTCTTAATATTCGACGATGTGCTGGTTCCATGGGAGAACATTATATTCTATAAGAAGCCTGAGGAGATAGAGAACTTCATGTGGCATGAGGTGAGGCTAAGAGCTTGGTTCAACTGGCACTTCGTGATCCAGCACTACTGCAGACTGAAGTTCCTAGCAGGGCTAGCTATAGCTGTTGCCCAGGCATCTGGGATAGATACATTTATAAATGTTCAGGAGAAGATAGGCGAGATACTGATCTATCTTGCTTTAAACGAAGCAGCCATCTACGGCTCCATAGAGCTTGCGGAGGAGCTACCAAACATTGTAAGGCCTAACGCGCAGATAGCAATCTCGGCAAGCCACTTTAACATGAAGGCGCTTCCAAGGGCCAACGAGATCCTAAGACTCATATCAGCCGGAGCTTCTATACCTATACCAGCTTCTATAAAGGATTTTGAGAATCCAGAGGAGAGGGCCTATATAGAGAAATATCTAGCTATGAAGGGTATCAACGCCCTTGAAAGGGTGAAGCTGTTCAACCTACTATGGGATGTCATAGGATCTGAGGTTGGTATGAGATATGAGCAATACGATAGATTCAGCAGGGGAGATCCCACTATCAGGTGGGCCCAAACATATACAGAGGTCTTTAGATCTAAGCATGATGAGCTTAAGAAGATAGTAAAAGATATACTAGATCAAATGCCGAATCCAAGGCAATAG
- the yciH gene encoding stress response translation initiation inhibitor YciH — protein MKSSLESICGGLPPEICKQLVAEQQLVKIRLEKRKFGKEVTIIEGLDETQDLRKIASMLKSKLATGGTAKNGRIELQGDHRYKVKNILIKELGIPEENIIMIEEGEEET, from the coding sequence ATGAAAAGCTCCCTAGAAAGCATATGTGGAGGGCTCCCCCCAGAGATATGTAAGCAGTTGGTTGCAGAGCAGCAGTTAGTCAAAATACGTCTTGAGAAGAGGAAATTTGGGAAAGAGGTAACAATAATAGAGGGGCTAGACGAGACCCAAGATCTTAGGAAAATAGCTTCAATGCTGAAATCAAAACTAGCTACAGGGGGTACGGCGAAGAATGGTAGGATAGAACTCCAGGGCGATCATAGGTATAAAGTTAAAAACATATTGATCAAAGAGCTTGGAATACCGGAAGAGAATATAATAATGATAGAGGAGGGCGAGGAAGAGACTTAG
- a CDS encoding transposase: protein MVGQSTGMRGGGRLSSAIPAISEAPSSNIRMNVVCLLTNGYQHRRLSWLGDVCARLYNEVNYERRQQFFNGQQVDFVGTYRRYYERYRDILGVNAQAIVQKNNEAWASFFSQLKAMKEGRLPPFIKKISPPGYWKDREGGRRKIIVIRQDRYVVDVERRKLILKDFNIEIDFVGEIRWYGKQGRLEIIYDEAVNRWYAHIPVEVGVETTKRGNRARHIVRGERKSIQIASPKGDRVASIDLGINVMASVVVDDGTWLLYKGVRAKQDYFYLEKRIAEIQSLEAIARNIGELDAAEELRRERRRLFRKLYRRLTHLYRTLASHLVKTLHDLGVSTIYIGYPYNISQDNGNKYSVNIWSYHRLIQTIELEAQEYGMRVYEVIEYGTSSRCAYHNVDVKRKPRGVVTCPLGHRMHSDLNGALNIMKIATGKIVEHVKKPLSYIVHHNGVAPAKGGNARDPSETSPFRAGKGS, encoded by the coding sequence GTGGTGGGTCAATCTACTGGGATGAGGGGCGGGGGCCGACTGTCCTCCGCAATACCCGCCATCTCGGAGGCCCCCTCCTCGAATATAAGGATGAATGTTGTCTGTCTACTGACAAATGGTTATCAGCATAGGAGGCTGTCATGGCTGGGGGATGTCTGTGCCAGGCTGTATAATGAGGTGAACTATGAGAGGAGGCAGCAGTTCTTCAATGGGCAACAGGTAGATTTCGTGGGGACGTATAGGAGGTACTATGAGAGGTATAGGGATATCCTCGGTGTCAATGCCCAGGCTATTGTTCAGAAGAATAATGAGGCTTGGGCTAGCTTCTTCTCACAGCTAAAGGCTATGAAGGAGGGGAGGCTACCTCCCTTCATAAAGAAGATCAGCCCGCCAGGCTATTGGAAGGATAGGGAAGGCGGGAGGAGGAAGATCATAGTTATTAGGCAGGATCGATATGTGGTTGATGTTGAGAGGAGGAAGCTGATCCTTAAGGACTTCAACATTGAGATCGATTTCGTGGGGGAGATCAGGTGGTATGGTAAGCAGGGTAGATTAGAGATCATATATGACGAGGCTGTCAATAGGTGGTACGCCCACATACCAGTCGAGGTCGGTGTTGAGACAACTAAGAGAGGAAACAGAGCTAGGCACATTGTCAGGGGCGAGAGGAAATCGATCCAGATAGCCTCTCCAAAGGGTGATAGGGTAGCCTCGATTGATCTTGGTATCAATGTTATGGCAAGCGTTGTAGTTGATGATGGTACTTGGCTATTGTACAAGGGTGTTAGGGCTAAGCAAGACTATTTCTACCTTGAGAAGAGGATAGCAGAGATACAATCTCTAGAAGCCATAGCAAGGAATATAGGTGAGCTTGATGCGGCTGAGGAGCTTAGAAGGGAGAGGAGGAGGCTATTCAGAAAGCTATATAGGAGGCTCACACACCTATATAGAACCCTTGCCTCCCACCTAGTCAAAACTTTACACGATCTCGGGGTATCAACGATATACATAGGATATCCATATAACATATCCCAGGATAATGGTAACAAGTATAGTGTGAATATCTGGTCATACCACAGGCTAATCCAAACAATCGAGCTCGAGGCACAGGAATATGGTATGAGGGTGTATGAGGTAATAGAGTATGGCACATCAAGCAGATGTGCATACCACAATGTTGATGTTAAGAGGAAGCCAAGAGGGGTGGTGACATGCCCACTAGGACACAGAATGCACAGCGACCTAAACGGAGCACTAAACATAATGAAGATAGCAACAGGCAAGATAGTTGAACACGTGAAGAAACCACTATCCTACATCGTTCACCACAACGGAGTAGCCCCCGCAAAGGGGGGTAACGCCCGAGACCCCAGCGAAACCTCGCCCTTCAGGGCGGGGAAGGGGTCATAG